One genomic region from Antedon mediterranea chromosome 3, ecAntMedi1.1, whole genome shotgun sequence encodes:
- the LOC140043978 gene encoding uncharacterized protein, which produces MRKNAFDLIRMLIANGMIHRTNIRILIEVFKVCGRGGVESVIKPEWNLPKFEDVPITNISDHRRKLIQFGNTVTNENMRVLGQLYNIRERDPYSLTLQLDIMGYLTGDKMNEFIEKLKDLKMFNEVDALKGHGATGVAHGEATGTPNEPTSMTELTEDEFNELLTDVSLWWKKHGNINMLRVLLSEFTRHHNSIALHTLEEAKTPYDLIRLLNASGLLKPTDIDILVEATNLCGLQGVREAIVKSPNFDVPYKNFSDHRRKLIALGQQMNTDNKLIIGQLKDISVNDDTDPFWLILKLEMKGTLAEGEKIEKFIEQMTRYGMTKEVEALTKL; this is translated from the exons ATGCGAAAAAATGCGTTTGATCTGATTAGAATGCTTATCGCTAATGGAATGATCCATCGAACAAATATACGTATACTTATTGAAGTTTTTAAAGTATGTGGAAGGGGTGGTGTTGAAAGCGTGATTAAGCCAGAATGGAATTTACCCAAATTCGAAGATGTTCCAATCACAAACATTTCGGATCACCGAAGAAAACTGATACAATTCGGTAACACAGTCACCAATGAAAACATGAGAGTACTTGGACAATTGTACAACATTAGAGAAAGAGATCCGTATTCTTTAACTCTACAATTAGATATAATGGGATATCTTACAGGAGACAAGATGAATGAATTCATTGAGAAACTTAAAGATTTGAAGATGTTTAATGAAGTTGATGCATTGA AAGGCCACGGCGCTACTGGTGTGGCACATGGTGAGGCTACAGGTACACCAAACGAACCAACATCAATGACAG aattAACAGAGGACGAATTCAATGAACTGTTAACGGATGTATCTCTTTGGTGGAAGAAACATGGAAACATTAACATGCTGAGAGTGTTGCTTAGCGAGTTTACACGTCATCATAACAGCATCGCTCTACACACATTAGAGGAAGCAAAGACACCTTATGATCTGATTCGTTTACTTAATGCTTCAGGACTTCTCAAACCGACAGACATAGATATCCTCGTTGAAGCCACTAACTTATGCGGACTTCAGGGAGTTCGGGAAGCGATTGTGAAATCACCAAACTTCGACGTTCCATACAAAAACTTCTCAGACCATCGAAGAAAGTTAATAGCGTTGGGTCAACAAATGAATACAGACAACAAGCTAATTATAGGCCAACTTAAGGACATTAGTGTCAACGATGACACAGATCCGTTTTGGTTAATCTTAAAATTGGAAATGAAAGGCACACTTGCAGAGGGAGAGAAGATTGAAAAATTCATTGAACAAATGACACGTTATGGTATGACTAAAGAAGTGGAGGCATTGACAAAACTTTGA
- the LOC140044742 gene encoding uncharacterized protein isoform X1, producing MDEITFNLIKLSVADYYDDNHCLVMLKVLFKDDIDHHELSNIADTMSLLNALYNKGVLRCNDLTFLYNTIRLTGHFALQDKIKATWTSFPNVREIAVTEFTEHRQKLMRFGQQVIQTDVRRIDGLYNTPTKNYKNSWEMIHHLEDRNDIKEDMTEFIARLKQLDLPKAVDALEKPIQGPGAAVAPDVIPATPTTELDEEDFNELITEVSDWWRDHGNIHMLRVLLSEFTTRAKITLHKIERINTTFDLLDLLQASGLLKPTDIDILVEATNLCGLQGVQEAIAKIVKSPNFDVPYKNFSDHRRKLIALGQQMNTDNMITICHLKGIKVNDDTDPFWLILKLEMKGTLDEGEKMNKFIKLLEGKKMNREVEALRKLSGEPTVS from the exons ATGGATG aaattacgttcaatttaaTAAAGTTATCTGTGGCAGATTATTATGACGATAATCATTGCCTCGTTATGCTGAAGGTATTATTCAAAGATGACATCGACCATCATGAGCTTTCCAACATTGCCGATACAATGAGCTTACTTAATGCGTTATATAACAAAGGAGTGTTGAGGTGCAACGATCTTACATTCCTTTATAACACCATCAGACTAACTGGACACTTCGCTCTACAAGATAAGATTAAGGCAACTTGGACATCATTCCCGAATGTCAGAGAAATAGCCGTAACTGAGTTTACAGAACACCGACAGAAGCTGATGCGATTTGGACAACAGGTGATTCAGACAGACGTGAGGAGGATTGACGGATTATACAACACGCCGACGAAGAACTACAAGAACAGTTGGGAAATGATACACCATTTGGAAGACAGGAATGACATTAAAGAAGATATGACAGAATTTATTGCTAGATTGAAACAACTTGATCTTCCTAAAGCGGTAGATGCACTTGAAAAGCCAATACAAG GTCCTGGCGCCGCTGTGGCGCCCGATGTTATCCCAGCTACACCAACCACCG AATTGGATGAAGAAGATTTCAATGAACTGATCACTGAAGTATCTGATTGGTGGAGGGATCATGGAAACATTCACATGCTAAGAGTGTTACTAAGCGAGTTCACAACTCGTGCCAAAATTACTTTGCACAAGATAGAAAGGATAAACACAACTTTTGATCTACTTGACCTACTTCAGGCTTCTGGACTTCTCAAACCGACAGACATAGATATCCTCGTTGAGGCTACTAATTTATGCGGACTTCAGGGAGTTCAGGAAGCGATTGCGAAAATTGTGAAATCACCAAACTTTGACGTTCCATACAAAAACTTCTCAGACCATCGAAGAAAATTAATAGCGTTGGGTCAACAAATGAATACAGACAACATGATAACTATATGCCACCTGAAGGGCATTAAGGTCAACGATGACACAGATCCGTTTTGGTTAATCTTAAAATTGGAAATGAAAGGCACACTTGATGAAGGAGAGAAGATGAACAAGTTCATCAAACTACTTGAAGGTAAAAAGATGAATAGAGAAGTAGAGGCATTAAGGAAACTAAGTGGTGAACCAACAGTTTCATAA
- the LOC140044742 gene encoding uncharacterized protein isoform X2: MDEITFNLIKLSVADYYDDNHCLVMLKVLFKDDIDHHELSNIADTMSLLNALYNKGVLRCNDLTFLYNTIRLTGHFALQDKIKATWTSFPNVREIAVTEFTEHRQKLMRFGQQVIQTDVRRIDGLYNTPTKNYKNSWEMIHHLEDRNDIKEDMTEFIARLKQLDLPKAVDALEKPIQELDEEDFNELITEVSDWWRDHGNIHMLRVLLSEFTTRAKITLHKIERINTTFDLLDLLQASGLLKPTDIDILVEATNLCGLQGVQEAIAKIVKSPNFDVPYKNFSDHRRKLIALGQQMNTDNMITICHLKGIKVNDDTDPFWLILKLEMKGTLDEGEKMNKFIKLLEGKKMNREVEALRKLSGEPTVS; the protein is encoded by the exons ATGGATG aaattacgttcaatttaaTAAAGTTATCTGTGGCAGATTATTATGACGATAATCATTGCCTCGTTATGCTGAAGGTATTATTCAAAGATGACATCGACCATCATGAGCTTTCCAACATTGCCGATACAATGAGCTTACTTAATGCGTTATATAACAAAGGAGTGTTGAGGTGCAACGATCTTACATTCCTTTATAACACCATCAGACTAACTGGACACTTCGCTCTACAAGATAAGATTAAGGCAACTTGGACATCATTCCCGAATGTCAGAGAAATAGCCGTAACTGAGTTTACAGAACACCGACAGAAGCTGATGCGATTTGGACAACAGGTGATTCAGACAGACGTGAGGAGGATTGACGGATTATACAACACGCCGACGAAGAACTACAAGAACAGTTGGGAAATGATACACCATTTGGAAGACAGGAATGACATTAAAGAAGATATGACAGAATTTATTGCTAGATTGAAACAACTTGATCTTCCTAAAGCGGTAGATGCACTTGAAAAGCCAATACAAG AATTGGATGAAGAAGATTTCAATGAACTGATCACTGAAGTATCTGATTGGTGGAGGGATCATGGAAACATTCACATGCTAAGAGTGTTACTAAGCGAGTTCACAACTCGTGCCAAAATTACTTTGCACAAGATAGAAAGGATAAACACAACTTTTGATCTACTTGACCTACTTCAGGCTTCTGGACTTCTCAAACCGACAGACATAGATATCCTCGTTGAGGCTACTAATTTATGCGGACTTCAGGGAGTTCAGGAAGCGATTGCGAAAATTGTGAAATCACCAAACTTTGACGTTCCATACAAAAACTTCTCAGACCATCGAAGAAAATTAATAGCGTTGGGTCAACAAATGAATACAGACAACATGATAACTATATGCCACCTGAAGGGCATTAAGGTCAACGATGACACAGATCCGTTTTGGTTAATCTTAAAATTGGAAATGAAAGGCACACTTGATGAAGGAGAGAAGATGAACAAGTTCATCAAACTACTTGAAGGTAAAAAGATGAATAGAGAAGTAGAGGCATTAAGGAAACTAAGTGGTGAACCAACAGTTTCATAA
- the LOC140044743 gene encoding NAD kinase-like isoform X2 translates to MSGSAIRHRDVSSFKLRRGRSIYAPTPSTTFGPKACLKKVPASQIMHVTDPSSQLLTWKVNALSVLVIKKIYDESVIEPFKALVTFLSKEKNLVIFVEAGVQKEESILNDDHFTSIRNKMKTFKEGDDITDKIDFIVCLGGDGTLLYASSLFQEGSVPPVMAFSLGSLGFLTPFEFDNYQDSINAVLKGNSSVTLRSRLNSHIYTDDNIPNNNHNYDHDSIFGTEHKLPDPPNLKVKFQVLNEVVIDRGPSPYLSNLDLYLDNRHITTVQGDGLIISTPTGSTAYAAAAGASMIHPNVPAIMITPICPHSLSFRPIIIPAGVELKIMVPPDARHTAWVSHDGRSRQEIHKGWAVRITTSIYPVACVCRRDQISDWFDSLAECLHWNVRQRQKGFTKTCAINNGKSESESD, encoded by the exons ATGTCTGGATCTGCTATTAGACATCGGGATGTCAGTAGTTTTAAACTAAG gaGAGGACGTTCCATCTATGCGCCTACACCGTCAACGACATTTGGACCAAAAGCATGTCTTAAAAAAGTTCCAGCCTCACAAATAAT GCATGTGACAGACCCATCAAGTCAGTTACTTACATGGAAAGTGAATGCTCTCTCAGTACTGGTTATCAAGAAGATCTATGACGAGAGCGTAATAGAACCATTTAAGGCTCTTGTCACTTTCTTATCTAAG GAAAAAAACTTAGTAATTTTTGTGGAGGCTGGAGTCCAAAAAGAAGAAAGTATTTTAAATGATGATCACTTCACATCAATtcgaaataaaatgaaaacatttaaagAAG GTGATGATATTACAGATAAGATTGATTTTATTGTATGTCTCGGCGGTGACGGTACCTTGTTGTATGCTTCATCATTATTTCAAGAG GGTAGTGTACCGCCTGTCATGGCTTTCTCATTAGGATCTTTAGGCTTCTTAACGCCGTTTGAATTTGACAATTATCAAGACTCGATTAATGCTGTATTAAAAG GTAATTCATCAGTGACCTTAAGGAGTCGTCTAAATAGTCATATATACACTGATGATAATATTCCAAACAACAACCACAATTATGACCATGATTCTATATTTGGGACAGAACACAAACTTCCTGACCCACCAAACCTCAAAGTAAAATTTCAG GTTTTAAATGAAGTTGTGATTGATCGTGGACCATCACCGTACCTATCAAACCTTGACCTTTATCTTGATAATCGACACATCACAACCGTTCAGGGAGATG gATTGATTATCTCGACACCTACCGGCAGCACGGCGTACGCAGCTGCAGCAGGAGCTTCCATGATACATCCTAACGTTCCAGCCATCATGATCACTCCAATATGCCCTCATTCTCTGTCTTTTAGACCAATTATCATCCCTGCTGGTGTTGAACTGAAG attaTGGTACCACCAGATGCAAGACACACAGCGTGGGTATCACATGATGGAAGAAGTCGACAAGAAATTCATAAAGGATGGGC GGTACGTATTACCACGTCCATCTACCCTGTAGCCTGTGTATGTCGACGAGACCAAATCAGCGATTGGTTCGACAGTTTAGCAGAATGTCTTCATTGGAACGTACGACAGCGTCAAAAGGGTTTTACCAAAACATGTGCAATCAATAATGGCAAGTCAGAGAGTGAAAGTGATTGA
- the LOC140044743 gene encoding NAD kinase-like isoform X3, translating to MFLLCMRGRSIYAPTPSTTFGPKACLKKVPASQIMHVTDPSSQLLTWKVNALSVLVIKKIYDESVIEPFKALVTFLSKEKNLVIFVEAGVQKEESILNDDHFTSIRNKMKTFKEGDDITDKIDFIVCLGGDGTLLYASSLFQEGSVPPVMAFSLGSLGFLTPFEFDNYQDSINAVLKGNSSVTLRSRLNSHIYTDDNIPNNNHNYDHDSIFGTEHKLPDPPNLKVKFQVLNEVVIDRGPSPYLSNLDLYLDNRHITTVQGDGLIISTPTGSTAYAAAAGASMIHPNVPAIMITPICPHSLSFRPIIIPAGVELKIMVPPDARHTAWVSHDGRSRQEIHKGWAVRITTSIYPVACVCRRDQISDWFDSLAECLHWNVRQRQKGFTKTCAINNGKSESESD from the exons ATGTTTTTATTgtgtat gaGAGGACGTTCCATCTATGCGCCTACACCGTCAACGACATTTGGACCAAAAGCATGTCTTAAAAAAGTTCCAGCCTCACAAATAAT GCATGTGACAGACCCATCAAGTCAGTTACTTACATGGAAAGTGAATGCTCTCTCAGTACTGGTTATCAAGAAGATCTATGACGAGAGCGTAATAGAACCATTTAAGGCTCTTGTCACTTTCTTATCTAAG GAAAAAAACTTAGTAATTTTTGTGGAGGCTGGAGTCCAAAAAGAAGAAAGTATTTTAAATGATGATCACTTCACATCAATtcgaaataaaatgaaaacatttaaagAAG GTGATGATATTACAGATAAGATTGATTTTATTGTATGTCTCGGCGGTGACGGTACCTTGTTGTATGCTTCATCATTATTTCAAGAG GGTAGTGTACCGCCTGTCATGGCTTTCTCATTAGGATCTTTAGGCTTCTTAACGCCGTTTGAATTTGACAATTATCAAGACTCGATTAATGCTGTATTAAAAG GTAATTCATCAGTGACCTTAAGGAGTCGTCTAAATAGTCATATATACACTGATGATAATATTCCAAACAACAACCACAATTATGACCATGATTCTATATTTGGGACAGAACACAAACTTCCTGACCCACCAAACCTCAAAGTAAAATTTCAG GTTTTAAATGAAGTTGTGATTGATCGTGGACCATCACCGTACCTATCAAACCTTGACCTTTATCTTGATAATCGACACATCACAACCGTTCAGGGAGATG gATTGATTATCTCGACACCTACCGGCAGCACGGCGTACGCAGCTGCAGCAGGAGCTTCCATGATACATCCTAACGTTCCAGCCATCATGATCACTCCAATATGCCCTCATTCTCTGTCTTTTAGACCAATTATCATCCCTGCTGGTGTTGAACTGAAG attaTGGTACCACCAGATGCAAGACACACAGCGTGGGTATCACATGATGGAAGAAGTCGACAAGAAATTCATAAAGGATGGGC GGTACGTATTACCACGTCCATCTACCCTGTAGCCTGTGTATGTCGACGAGACCAAATCAGCGATTGGTTCGACAGTTTAGCAGAATGTCTTCATTGGAACGTACGACAGCGTCAAAAGGGTTTTACCAAAACATGTGCAATCAATAATGGCAAGTCAGAGAGTGAAAGTGATTGA
- the LOC140044743 gene encoding NAD kinase-like isoform X4: MHVTDPSSQLLTWKVNALSVLVIKKIYDESVIEPFKALVTFLSKEKNLVIFVEAGVQKEESILNDDHFTSIRNKMKTFKEGDDITDKIDFIVCLGGDGTLLYASSLFQEGSVPPVMAFSLGSLGFLTPFEFDNYQDSINAVLKGNSSVTLRSRLNSHIYTDDNIPNNNHNYDHDSIFGTEHKLPDPPNLKVKFQVLNEVVIDRGPSPYLSNLDLYLDNRHITTVQGDGLIISTPTGSTAYAAAAGASMIHPNVPAIMITPICPHSLSFRPIIIPAGVELKIMVPPDARHTAWVSHDGRSRQEIHKGWAVRITTSIYPVACVCRRDQISDWFDSLAECLHWNVRQRQKGFTKTCAINNGKSESESD, translated from the exons AT GCATGTGACAGACCCATCAAGTCAGTTACTTACATGGAAAGTGAATGCTCTCTCAGTACTGGTTATCAAGAAGATCTATGACGAGAGCGTAATAGAACCATTTAAGGCTCTTGTCACTTTCTTATCTAAG GAAAAAAACTTAGTAATTTTTGTGGAGGCTGGAGTCCAAAAAGAAGAAAGTATTTTAAATGATGATCACTTCACATCAATtcgaaataaaatgaaaacatttaaagAAG GTGATGATATTACAGATAAGATTGATTTTATTGTATGTCTCGGCGGTGACGGTACCTTGTTGTATGCTTCATCATTATTTCAAGAG GGTAGTGTACCGCCTGTCATGGCTTTCTCATTAGGATCTTTAGGCTTCTTAACGCCGTTTGAATTTGACAATTATCAAGACTCGATTAATGCTGTATTAAAAG GTAATTCATCAGTGACCTTAAGGAGTCGTCTAAATAGTCATATATACACTGATGATAATATTCCAAACAACAACCACAATTATGACCATGATTCTATATTTGGGACAGAACACAAACTTCCTGACCCACCAAACCTCAAAGTAAAATTTCAG GTTTTAAATGAAGTTGTGATTGATCGTGGACCATCACCGTACCTATCAAACCTTGACCTTTATCTTGATAATCGACACATCACAACCGTTCAGGGAGATG gATTGATTATCTCGACACCTACCGGCAGCACGGCGTACGCAGCTGCAGCAGGAGCTTCCATGATACATCCTAACGTTCCAGCCATCATGATCACTCCAATATGCCCTCATTCTCTGTCTTTTAGACCAATTATCATCCCTGCTGGTGTTGAACTGAAG attaTGGTACCACCAGATGCAAGACACACAGCGTGGGTATCACATGATGGAAGAAGTCGACAAGAAATTCATAAAGGATGGGC GGTACGTATTACCACGTCCATCTACCCTGTAGCCTGTGTATGTCGACGAGACCAAATCAGCGATTGGTTCGACAGTTTAGCAGAATGTCTTCATTGGAACGTACGACAGCGTCAAAAGGGTTTTACCAAAACATGTGCAATCAATAATGGCAAGTCAGAGAGTGAAAGTGATTGA